A genomic window from Purpureocillium takamizusanense chromosome 2, complete sequence includes:
- a CDS encoding uncharacterized protein (COG:O~EggNog:ENOG503NU3M), whose protein sequence is MQPGNSTMSLNLPLRTSNSRRNQDSRNYFTSYTPPSSTEAINGPVREPAREQPPISDRLIVGVDFGTTFSGVAAVYTSTPDDIEIIKTWPGGNGITSDKVPTEIAYDFPPNASPGSEPAAKWGFQFKPEESRLRCIKLFLDRSQKLPFYVSPLDTAAQLKRFNKNVVDAVSDYLTQIYKHTMDTLTRRYGESFMASTKVEFVLTCPAVWSDAAKNTTLQAAERAGMGSRSEIQMISEPEAAAVYTLKAIQPNHLNVGDNFIVCDAGGGTVDLIAYKIMSLKPLRVEESAVGTGGLCGSAFLNYRFEEHVRGRLGQTRFDEMKTKKGKTWQMGLKYFEEFVKRNFNEDEYQEVNVPFPGLPDDEQAGLDSGFLVMTGEQIKNIFEPVVKEVCDLVHGQVENLRAKGGIVSGIVLVGGFGQSDYLYRRLKQHFTSAAPPPYSERPTHASASATQDGGSIEVMQPVYAWTAVVRGAVLRGLEGNMVISRKSRMHYGTSYATVYDEEKHSVSERYWSPLWERWMVSDRMQWHIAKGEALSPLSPVAFHYTRNFRPGQSLIVTDDLIACDADEPPTAYTRDLIHVCTLTTDLNAVPRSLFTRLTTTRGVEFDNLDFTLEMIVDSAGLGFELKVDGVRYGRVEAEFH, encoded by the exons ATGCAGCCGGGCAACAGCACCATGAGTCTCAACCTGCCGTTGCgcaccagcaacagccgccgcaaCCAGGACAGCCGCAACTACTTTACGAGCtacacgccgccgagctcgaccgaGGCCATCAATGGGCCCGTCAGGGAGCCCGCGCGGGAGCAGCCGCCCATAAGCGATAGGCTGATTGTGGGTGTCGACTTTGGCACTACGTTTTCTGG CGTTGCGGCCGTCTACACCTCCACCCCCGACGACATCGAAATCATCAAGACATGGCcaggcggcaacggcatcaCCTCGGACAAGGTCCCCACAGAGATCGCCTACGACTTCCCGCCCAACGCGAGTCCCGGGTCGGAACCGGCGGCGAAATGGGGCTTTCAGTTCAAGCCCGAGGAGTCGCGGCTCCGGTGCATCAAGCTGTTCCTCGACCGTTCCCAGAAGCTGCCCTTTTACGTCAGCCCGCTCGACACGGCCGCCCAGCTGAAGCGCTTTAACAAGAACGTTGTCGATGCCGTCAGCGACTACTTGACCCAGATTTACAAGCACACCATGGACACGCTGACCCGGCGGTACGGCGAGTCCTTCATGGCCTCGACAAAGGTCGAGTTCGTCTTGACCTGCCCCGCCGTGTGgagcgacgcggccaagaacacgacgctgcaggccgccgagcggGCCGGCATGGGCAGCCGGTCCGAGATCCAGATGATTagcgagcccgaggccgcggcTGTCTACACGCTCAAGGCTATCCAGCCGAACCACCTCAACGTCGGCGACAACTTTATCGTCTGCGACGCGGGTGGCGGCACGGTAGA TCTCATCGCGTACAAGATCATGTCTCTCAAGCCGCTCCGCGTCGAAGAGTCtgccgtcggcaccggcggtCTGTGCGGCAGCGCGTTCCTCAATTACAGATTCGAGGAGCACGTCAGGGGCAGGCTCGGCCAGACCCGCTTCGACGAgatgaagacgaagaagggcaagacgTGGCAGATGGGCCTCAAGTATTTCGAGGAGTTTGTCAAGCGAAACTtcaacgaggacgagtaCCAGGAGGTCAACGTCCC TTTCCCCGGGctccccgacgacgaacaggccggcctcgactccGGGTTCCTGGTCATGACCGGGGAGCAGATCAAGAACATCTTCGAGCCGGTGGTCAAGGAGGTGTGTGATCTGGTGCACGGGCAGGTCGAGAACCTGCGGGCCAAGGGAGGCATTGTGTCGGGCATCGTGCTCGTCGGAGGCTTCGGCCAGAGCGACTACCTGTACCGCCGGCTCAAGCAGCACTTtacgagcgcggcgccaccgccgtaCAGCGAGCGGCCGACGcacgcgagcgcgagcgcgacgcaGGATGGGGGCTCGATCGAGGTGATGCAGCCCGTGTACGCGTGGACGGCCGTGGTCCGCGGCGCAGTCCTGCGCGGACTCGAGGGCAACATGGTTATCTCGCGCAAGTCGCGGATGCACTACGGCACGTCGTACGCGACCGTctacgacgaggagaagcaCTCGGTCAGCGAGAGGTACTGGTCGCCGCTGTGGGAGCGGTGGATGGTGTCGGACCGGATGCAGTGGCACATTGCAAAG GGCGAGGCActctcccccctctcgcCCGTTGCGTTTCACTACACGCGCAACTTCCGGCCCGGACAGTCGCTCATCGTGACGGACGACCTAATTGCGtgtgacgccgacgagccgcccaCGGCGTACACGCGGGATCTGATCCACGTGTGCACGCTGACTACGGACCTCAACGCCGTGCCGCGGAGCCTGTTTACGCGGCTGACGACGACTAGGGGCGTCGAGTTCGACAACCTCGACTTTACGCTCGAGATGATTGTGGACAGCGCGGGCCTGGGCTTTGAGCTTAAGGTGGACGGCGTGCGGTACGGGCGGGTGGAGGCCGAGTTTCACTGA
- the IME2 gene encoding Non-specific serine/threonine protein kinase (BUSCO:EOG09261EU7~EggNog:ENOG503NUYP~COG:T): MTVANDLTPRGQPHGQMALEDRFEVLKEIGDGSFGSVVLARVRTAGANVARRGSVVAIKSMKKTFDSLAPCLELREVVFLRTLPQHPHLVPALDIFLDPYTKKLHIAMEYMEGNLYQLMKARDHKCLDNSSVKSILFQIMQGLEHIHSHHFFHRDIKPENILVSTSSHQESSNSFRRYSALVTPPSTPPTYTVKLADFGLARETHSKLPYTTYVSTRWYRAPEVLLRAGEYSAPVDIWAVGAMAVEIATLKPLFPGGNEVDQVWRVCEIMGSPGNWYNKANVRVGGGDWRDGTRLAGKLGFSFPKMAPHSMDTILQSPQWPPALSNFVTWCLMWDPKNRPTSTQALNHDYFQDAVDPLRPKSSASKILGRKQSDLGRASKDGSSTSGSSKPSWFRKSLIGARNETAAEPPPAQVQVKDALSQRPPVMHSSTTPEMPSGRTRPGANKRSTWSNGLSNVAPMPILPTIRPISPLSDAVTARANNGLPDASANSRGQEKSKKIGRQLSMASTSKYTELHRQQAERALNGHTGLASPPSGQKESFFSHLRKRARRFSGRHQTPVSPSYEDMEAQIGCGPWGSNRSSMVVDQQNPIPKAEVYESLDKALRDVQNNTDARSPIPLSHQQSSGKLKRHHSLPQHQARSVDNLIGAARNGPISSRTRRAQAVHGVQQYEAPAEEDELLDEVLTSTQRAMHRMDGAGKPLRQSASNLGLTTPHPYPSPSPSANGNQIIYGDGQEVLTPKPLDLSKKTDNQYKWPTPPYEGSEWGASASASIWAAGSRF; encoded by the exons ATGACGGTCGCCAACGACCTGACACCGCGCGGCCAGCCGCATGGCCAGATGGCTCTCGAGGACCGGTTCGAGGTGCTCAAGGAgatcggcgacggcagcttTGGAagcgtcgtcctcgccaggGTCAGGACGGCAGGCGCCAACGTTGCCCGCCGTGGGTCGGTG GTCGCAATTAAGTCAATGAAGAAAACGTTTGACTCGCTGGCGCCGTGcctggagctgcgcgaggtTGTCTTCCTGCGGACGCTACCGCAACACCCGCACCTGGTTCCCGCTCTTGACATCTTCCTGGACCCCTACACCAAGAAGCTCCATATCGCCATGGAGTACATGGAAGGGAACCTGTACCAATTAATGAAGGCCCGGGATCACAAGTGCCTCGATAATTCGAGTGTCAAGAGCATCCTGTTCCAGATCATGCAGGGACTCGAGCACATCCACTCTCACCACTTCTTCCATCGCGACATCAAACCCGAAAATATTCTTGTCTCAACGTCATCGCACCAAGAATCATCAAATTCATTTCGGCGCTACTCGGCGCTcgtcacgccgccgtcgacgccgccgacgtacACGGTGAAGCTGGCCGACTTTGGCCTGGCCCGCGAAACCCACTCCAAGCTGCCGTACACGACGTACGTATCCACGAGATGGTACCGGGCGCCAGAAGTTCTTCTCCGTGCCGGCGAGTACTCGGCGCCCGTGGACATctgggccgtcggcgccatggccgtcgaAATTGCCACCCTCAAGCCCCTCTTCCCTGGCGGAAACGAGGTGGACCAGGTATGGAGGGTCTGCGAGATCATGGGCAGTCCGGGCAATTGGTACAACAAGGCCAacgtccgcgtcggcggcggcgactggcgcGACGGCACCAGGCTGGCCGGAAAGCTGGGCTTTTCGTTCCCTAAAATGGCCCCCCATTCCATGGACACCATCCTACAGTCCCCCCAGTGGCCACCGGCCCTGAGCAACTTTGTCACCTGGTGCCTCATGTGGGACCCCAAGAACCGCCCGACGTCCACCCAGGCCCTCAACCACGACTACTTCCAGGACGCCGTGGATCCCCTCAGACCAAAGTCTTCCGCGTCCAAGATCCTTGGGCGGAAGCAGTCGGACCTCGGACGGGCCTCCAAGGACGGCTCCTCCACGTCGGGCTCCTCGAAACCCTCGTGGTTCCGCAAGTCCCTGATTGGGGCCCGAaacgagacggcggcggagcccccccccgcccaggTGCAGGTCAAGGACGCCCTCTCGCAGCGTCCCCCTGTGATGcactcctcgacgacgccggagATGCCCAGCGGCAGGACGCGGCCGGGCGCCAACAAGCGCAGCACATGGAGCAACGGCCTCTCCAACGTCgcgcccatgcccatcctGCCCACGATCCGGCCCATCTCGCCGCTCTCGGATGCGGTAACTGCCCGCGCCAACAACGGTCTGCCCGACGCCAGCGCTAATAGCCGTGGCCAGGAAAAGTCGAAGAAGATTGGTAGGCAGctgtccatggcgtcgacgtcaaAGTACACGGAGTTGCACCGCCAGCAGGCCGAGCGGGCCCTCAATGGCCACACAGGActggcctcgccgcccagcggccAGAAGGAGAGCTTCTTCTCGCACTTGCGCAAGCGGGCCAGGCGGTTCTCGGGGCGTCACCagacgcccgtctcgccgtcgtaTGAGGACATGGAAGCCCAGATCGGATGCGGCCCGTGGGGGAGCAATAGGTCGTCCATGGTTGTCGACCAGCAGAACCCGATCCCCAAGGCCGAGGTCTACGAGTCCCTTGACAAGGCCCTCCGCGACGTCCAGAACAACACAGACGCGCGGTCGCCCATCCCGTTGAGCCATCAGCAGTCGAGCGGCAAGCTGAAGAGGCACCACTCTCTCCCCCAGCACCAAGCTCGCTCCGTGGACAACCTGattggcgccgcccgcaacggGCCCATCTCGAGCCGGACACGGCGGGCACAGGCGGTGCACGGGGTGCAGCAGTACGAGGCTCCGGCTGAGGAggacgagcttctcgacgaggtcctgACGTCGACTCAGCGCGCCATGCATCGCATGGACGGGGCCGGCAAGCCGCTCAGGCAGTCGGCTAGCAACCTGGGTctgacgacgccgcatcCCTACCCcagcccgtcgccctcaGCAAACGGCAACCAGATCATCTACGGAGATGGGCAGGAGGTGCTGACGCCGAAGCCCCTGGACCTCAGCAAGAAGACGGACAACCAGTACAAGTGGCCCACGCCCCCTTATGAGGGGAGCGAGTGgggggcctcggcgtcggcgagcatcTGGGCTGCCGGGAGCAGGTTCTAG
- a CDS encoding uncharacterized protein (COG:S~EggNog:ENOG503P944) — translation MAGPKSESSAKTGMTYSHGARFKCKVGGEWRPITEFSKNQRKLIEHQIGRGGRVDTTNSGMTCRHHTSSTVRELRCELCQLIKPEDEFSTNSKKSEDNLCRRCVAWGETQEPEVTPFALETGHISVEEDKKEVWRKGYWDSSDFFIGANPQAPLLDMDTLGLSHLSKEEMERARSAIMRKANQGQIGVHGRDTPADSNSATPSRVRSQAAALPPHLDRARGTGATNTEMDGASVKTAGSRAPSNDTAQNSQAAPLACNIPPHLRSRINPAPSTAAPSVSGGQPASTVSTATTVRDERQRKQEANQMVFNAWGPDGRRRTAVKNPTVASTMDQNSVANGAPELDDDDNDGWQVATGGKGNRGKGNWHKAPRMPQSEMGTKTRFPHISARHVDPKVDEQLRAKYCHSDDSDY, via the exons ATGGCTGGCCCAAAATCGGAGTCAAGCGCCAAAAC gggcATGACGTACTCTCACGGTGCCAG GTTCAAGTGCAAGGTCGGAGGCGAGTGGCGACCCATCACCGAGTTTTCCAAGAATCAGAGAAAGCTCATCGAGCACCAAatcggacgaggcggccgcgttGACACCACCAACTCGGGCATGACTTGTCGCCACCACACCTCATCCACGGTTCGCGAGCTCCGTTGCGAGCTTTGCCAGCTTATCAAGCCCGAAGATGAGTTTAGCACCAACAGCAAGAAGAGCGAGGACAAC CTCTGTCGACGATGCGTTGCATGGGGCGAAACTCAGGAGCCCGAGGTCACCCCGTTTGCCCTTGAAACGGGACATATCTCGGTTGAGGAAGACAAGAAGGAGGTCTGGAGAAAGGGTTACTGGGACAGCTCGGACTTCTTCATTGGCGCCAATCCGCAG GCGCCGCTCTTGGATATGGACACACTCGGCCTTAGCCACCTCAGCAAGGAGGAAATGGAGAGAGCACGATCTGCCATTATGCGCAAAGCAAACCAGGGCCAGATCGGGGTACACGGTcgcgacacgcccgccgatTCCAACTCGGCCACCCCGTCCAGGGTGCGATCCCAGGCCGCGGCTTTGCCGCCCCATCTCGATCGAGCCCGAGGCACGGGTGCCACGAACACCGAGATGGATGGCGCATCTGTAAAGACAGCTGGCAGCCGAGCTCCTTCGAACGACACAGCGCAGAATTCTCAGGCCGCGCCTCTTGCCTGCAACATCCCGCCGCACCTTCGGAGTCGAATCAACCCGGCCccgtccacggccgcgccCTCAGTCTCGGgtggccagcccgccagcacTGTCTCGACTGCTACGACGGTGAGAGACGAGAGGCAGCGGAAACAGGAAGCCAATCAGATGGTGTTCAACGCCTGGGGTCCggacggccgacggcgcacTGCTGTGAAGAACCCAACGGTCGCGTCGACGATGGATCAGAATTCTGTGGCTAACGGCGCTCctgagctcgacgacgacgacaacgacggctgGCAAGTCGCGACTGGCGGCAAGGGAAACCGCGGCAAGGGTAACTGGCATAAGGCGCCGCGGATGCCTCAGTCGGAAATGGGCACCAAGACGAGGTTCCCGCACATCAGCGCCCGCCACGTCGACCCAAAGGTGGACGAGCAGCTTCGTGCTAAGTATTGCCACTCGGACGACTCGGATTACTGA